The DNA region CTCAACTCAACTTATGCTTTGTACTATTTAATATTCCAGTCCGCCTGGGAAAGCAGTTCAGTCGACATGAACAGCTCCCCTCTCAACCCAGACGCCCCGGTGTTTGTGCCCGGCACAGTAGCCGGAGCAGACATCCTCCTGGCCGAGTCCCCGCGCAAGCCACAGCCAATGGATGACATTGAGCTGCCAGACGTTCAACAGTTTGAGACAGAAGTGGTTAGGCGGCCCGCTGAGCTGCTAGACTTGGATAATTGTGATCAGTTAAATGGACACCATGTAAGTTGCATTGTGACTTGAATATCAGTCTAATTAtaaaatacacggtgtaacatgagtaaaccgaataattttaaccacgcatttctgaggtcaaaagaagtaaaaaatttaatatgagtttaggtcaatttcgccaaaaaaaaaatttttttgttttgtttttttcaattttttggatgtatttgcacataaataataaatgttattggtaaacttgtcacttaaaattgatttttaaatttttttttcgtagaacctactttttgcatagtgttacttgtcactttttgaaatctatcaataaggatatttagactacgtcccatagcagcaacatcaccatcaaaaaggccttttaaactatgtaacaataaaaacttgttttttttttaattaataatatctctgaaactaggcgaatttcaaaaaagtttattggacatttttgtctctaaatatgatcaggaatacgctgttaaaattattcagtttactcatgttacaccgtgtataaaatCAACCACCATCTCATTTTTACCACTTTTTCTAGCTACAAAATTTTCCATAAATAATCACAAGACATGTTAACTAcctatttttaatataattttaatcatgttattatTGAACAGTTATTCTTGATATACTATCAGGCTGCAGTTTATATGCAAGGATTTCCTTCCCCAACTACGGAAATAATATGCAATAGAAAACTTGAAGAGgaataaaatatcaaaatggAATTCTAGTTAGTAAGCCTGCCGTTGTTTCATTGTTGTTGTACTCATATCATTGTCATGCAGGAAAGTCATAATGACATCCTGACTACTCATGCCTTTGCCATTTATATAGTCTTAGCACAGTGACACTTACCTTATCAGCCGTAATGTAGTTAGTTACATTTATTAGAATTGAAATTATTGTTGAtaaagagacggcacaccgcttgcgtgacctGTGCGACCATGCGTGACCATTTTAGTGCACgtcacacgcaagccggtgtgaaCAGGCCTTAAATATTTCTTAGATTTAATGTCTTCTGGATTTCTTAATTAATTCCTATTTAGATTTCTAAAGAGAACATTTAGTTAGCCCATCTGGAGTAGCACTTTGCCATGcagtatatttaaaattaaagatGTTGTTACCTACCAATTTCTTTCCATagtgatttttaaaaagaaagaaGAAAAGGAAAGGTATAGGTGTAAGTAGGTTTACATGTCCAATCCAAATAAGAATGTAAAAGTATATTTCGATGTTCCTAATTTCTTAATGAACTTGCACCTCACTAAAAGAATATTTGTGCATAtactaaattattaatttattttcagaATGTATCAATTGACGGAATAACAGAACAATTGAATGGGAACGACAAGAACACCCTGGACAGCCTCGGCTTTGGATTCAGCGTGGGCGTGGAACCCGACAAGGCAAAGGATATCAGTCTCATTCAGGACTTCGACAGAATACAGAAAGACACCACTGATTTCTGTAATATACAGGTTAGTATTAACCATTATGCATctcattatttaatttataagtgTTTTTAGTTGGAATAGATGGTGGGAAAGTTGTTTATTTCCAAAATATTCATGAATTCCTAGACAATTATAACAATCAAACAAAAGTATTGTCTTCCATTCGTGGTACAGTTAGGTTACAAATGGTGGTGGTGGTGATTATATGAAATGTCTTTTAAATATTACagtttatttgattttattaaatgcTTGTTTCTAAAGCGGTTCATTGCAAATTATGGCCTTCTTAAGTTGTTAAATTTACTGTTTCCTGGTTCCGTATGGATACAGCCAATAATTAcaacagttattttattatatataaagGCTATTACTAATGACCAGAAACTGATGACCAGAATTTACACAATATTTGTCAATTTttacttaatgccaaaaggTTTAATGTTAAAACTTTGTTTTCATTATAGGTATTCCAAGCACACTCTGAAACAAATCCGTTCGCATCAGACGACAATGAAGAGTTACTAGAAAGACTGAAGAGCAAAGAGCGAGACCCGATGAGCATGAGCTTCTACCAGGAGAAGGACGACGACACCTGCGAGCGGCTGCTCGACGGGCCCGTCGACCTCAACGCCGTGCAGCCGCTGCCCGACGCCGACGACAACGACGACCGCGACGACCACGACGACAAGGAGAACGTCAGCCCCAGCCCCGACAACGACCACCCCCTCCCCAACAACGACCACTTCGAGGGTGCTAACTTCATAGACTACGTCAACAACTCTAACAACCTACAAAACTTCCCCAACATAGATCTACAGACCGAGTGTCCGCCCCAAGATAACGTCATGCAGACGGACACGCCCGAATCTCACAAGCTCCTGTTCGAACAGATACCCGAAATACCCGACGGCAAGAGCTCCGAGTTGGGCTTCAACGAGGATATTCAGGATCCTTCGGATCGAGCGATCACTCCACAGGAGGAAACGTCCCAGGATGTCGAAATGGAGTGCAAACCGGAGACGCCCTGCGAGCCTGCCTCGCGCCCCGAGTCGGCGCAGGAACCCCCACAGACACAGAACGAAATCGTAGAGGCGGAACACGCCGCTTTCGAAGAGTTCTCCCACCGGGCGGAACATGCTGATAATCTATTGGAAAACAACCTGCACGAATCACACGCTACTGAAAATCACGAGCATTCCAACGAGCACCTGGCGGCGTCCCCCGCGCCCGCGGACCGTGGCGACGCCTCCCCGGAGCCGGCGCACGAGCTCCAAGAGAACGTTAAGGCTGAAATACACAACTACGACAGGATCGACGACCACTTCGACGCCGTCGCCCCGCACGAGGACGACACGATCGAGCCCCGGGACGCGGAGACGCCCCACGACTTGCACGAGGAAATCGACCTGCTGTCGGCCCCCGCCCACGAGAGCGAGACGACCGCGTCACCGCTGTCGCCCGCGCCGCACCACGAGGAGCTCCTCGCCGCCTCCCCCGCGCCCTCGCCGCTGCCCGCGGCCAGCCCCGCGCCGGCGGACGCGGAGCTCCTCTCCCGCCTCGCGGCCGAGTCGCCCGCCCCCTCGCCGCTCCCGAGCGACGGCGCCCGCTCGCCGCTCCCGGCGGAGGTGCCGCTCCCCAGCGAGCCGTCCCTGCCGTCCGAGTCTCCCCTCCCGGCGGCCTCCCCGCTGCCCGTCGAATCGGCTCTCCCCGTAGAGTTCGAGATTCCGAGGGAATCCCCGCCGCCGGTGGAGATCGAGCCGCCGAGCGCGTCGCCCGCCCCCGAGGCCGTCGCCCCCGCGGAGTCGCCGCTGCCCGCCGAGCCGGAGCTGCGGCCCGAGACCGCGTCGCCcctcgccgccgcgccgcccgcctgcGACCGCCTGACGCCCGAGCCGCCCCGCGAGGAGCCCGCCGCGGCGCCCCTCGAGGATCGGGCGCGGACGCCCGCGGCCGCCTCCGGCCCCGCCCCCGACATCGTCCCGGACGAGCGGACCGAACAATCGCACAGAGACCTCGTCACCGATATAGATATCGGCATCCCCGAGTCGCACGCCCAGgaaatctgcgtccccgtcACGAGCGAGATCACCGACGAGGCCGTGCAGCTGCCCGCcggcacgccgccgccgccgcccgccgtcGACCTCGTCGCGCCGCCGCTCGAGGCGCCGGCCGCCGAGTCCGCCGGGGCGTCTCTCGCGACGGCCGCCTCCGCCGCCGTCGGCGCGGTCGTCGCCGCCACCGCCGTCGCCGCGACCGCGGCCGCCAAGGCGAAGACCCCCGCGAAGAAGACCGCCGCGTCGCCCGCCCCGAGGACGACCGCGACCCCCAGATCTGCGACGAAAGCGGCCGCGCCCGCCTCCGCCGGCAAGAAGCCCGCCTCCGCCGGCAAGAAGCccgccgccgcggccgccgcgcgccccgccgcccgcCCCTCGCTCGCCAAGTCCCCCGCCGCCCCCGCGCCCGCCAAGCCGAGGGCCGCCCCCACCCCGACGGCGGCGCGGCCCTCGCCCCGGCCGGCCGCCAAGAgctcgcccgcgcccgccaaGGAGGCCCCGGCGACCGCCCGGCccgccgcgccccgcgccgcagCCGCCCCGCGCGCGGCGCCCAAGCCCGCCGGCACGCGGCCGGCGCCCGCCGCGGCCGCGCCGAAGCCCGCCGCTCCtcgcgcggcgccggcgccccgCCCCGCCACGGCACCCGCGGCCCGGGCGGCGCCCAAGCCCGCCGCCCCCGCGGCGCCGCGCCCCGCCgcccgccccgcgccgcgcccggCGCCGCAGCCCGCGAAGCCCCGCGAGGTGAAGGCGGCCGAGAAGAAGCCCCTCCCGAACGGCGACGCGAAGGTGCCGCCCCCGATCAGGAGGGTGCCCGTCGCCGCGCGCCCGGCGCCCCGCCCGGCGACCGCTCCCGCGACGGCCCCGGCGACCAAGTGAGTAATATCGAATCGACTCTTAACTTCTTATAAGAAGACACACGTCGTGGTTATTATTGGTTTTTAGATTAAATTTCtatgaattaataaaaaaacactaAGTATGCGTACCTCTACCTCGCACTTTTCAAATTGTCTCACTTCCACTCTAGGGCTCACTCGGTCGGCAATTATATTTCCTTATTGTACCTTACCTTACCACTGTAGAACGATTAAGAATAGTCTCGTTAATAGCAATATTTGGTGACTTACAACACTTGTACTAAGTAACGATTCCCGCAGGCCCGCCGCCCCTCGGCCGGCCGCTCGCGCTCCgctggcggcgcgcgcggcgctgGACAAGCAGAGCAAGGACCTCGCCAACAAGCGCATCACCGCCAAGGCTGCGCCGCCCAGGACTGCCCCCACTAAGGTATAATCTTATAATTCATTTGTATCAGCACTCGGCTAATATTGATAAGTAAATCATACAGCTTTAAAAACAACGCTTTGTTGTCTAAGGCGTCGTCGCACCGCGGTGGAGTTTACcttgtcataatcataatgtcATGTTTTACCCTTAAATGTATAGTGTAGAATGCAGCCTCCACAACAAACCATCTAATTTTGTACATTAttcatatatattatttaaatagtaaAACTATCCGTTTTCcggtttttacattattttggttttataaataatagttaaatATCAAGATCGTTTTAGCCTAGTCTTTTCACATCGATTGTTCATCcataaattttctttttgtcCCATTCTCAAGCAAAAGGGTACTTATTTACGGTTGTCAATAAAGCGCTATTTCCATATAAATAGCTTctatttgaaatcaaccttatcgacaatgTGGTACGTTTTTATTGAAAACGTCACTTTATGACTCCTGATGTAGtacattttttaaccgacttccatttcatagaaggaggaggttctgtattcggttgtggctatttttttttttttttttttctatgtacgttcaccgattactccgacatccgtagtccgatttgagtaattctttttttgtttgaaaggagctacttccgagttggtcccattttaatttggttctgttctgatgatggatccatgaggaattgaggggactcctcaatttttaaaggcacatgcatggtgatttggatgttttcttaagcaactcgagcattttctcccgaaaaccaccactttgatgaagtagacctgatgatgatgattgttttgatgataatgatgatgatttatgaaatgtagtatgttcagcgattactccggcacctgtgatccgatttgagtaattctttttttgtttggaaggagttgcctccaaggtgtttccaaattatttttggttctggtctgatgatggaatccatgaggaattgagggaactcctcagtttttaaaggcacgtgtaaagtgatttcggtgttttctatagtaactcgagcatttgcttccgaacaccgccaatttgatgtagtgcaagtgtagccttaccacgagtttgacattgacatattcgctaagttagcgacgctaatgtcttcgtaacttactttttatgcatctcgctcgcactaatataccagtacgagcgagatgcaaagaaagtaagttacacacacgctagcgaataaatcaatgtcaaactcttggtaagctggtaaggctactgatcgggggttagggttaggagttaaaggGGTCgagtaatggtggttgaagggcgtgagggattgggtcagtggcggggcggaggatggatttagtgtagtgacgaactcgagaaaattccagattacatatttattaaagtagatacacgaatttagtgttaatcatgatgttgtttttcattcacgcgtcgcggtattaacaatgcgttaaaactaaaaatggaaaaataaaaactttttacaaaaaaaagaaaaccgacttcaaaaaggatgaaataaaatattatcctttttaagtctatgcgttaccaactgatatgtttgaagtcggtgccaagccaagtagtaaagaatacccgtcaaaaataatcacctttatgactataaatcccattagaactgtaccattagaactattataaatgtgtaagtaattctgtctgcctctttgtcgccttttcatggctaaacaactgaaccgctttaggtgaaatttggcaagaacgtaaattccttgaattgttttatattttgaaatgtagtcctctgaataagggacgggaaataacttcagtcccaatcccacgcttgcgtgccgacaaacatggtacggactgtgccaagaaggtttgatcgtgtgttcttaggtacagtcgacgtcaaagatatgtattatacacttttgcaccttactcctttgtaataagacgaaaagtgtaaacatatttttaacgtcgactgtacctacagaaagtacgttcattgtcgtcgtgtaaggcaatccaacgtacatccttatcgaatcgcacctaaatcatggtatgcttcaaaagttggcttggcaccgacttcaaacatatcagttggtaacgcatagacttaaaaaggataatattttatttcatcctttttgaagtcggttttcttttttttgtaaaaagtttttattttatgtaagtatatttttgttTGGCATTTCAGACGGCTCCTGCAAGCAAGACATCAGCAGTAAAGAGCGTGCCCAAGAAGCCGCTCGTAAAGCCCACCAACGGGCTGGTGAACGGCGACGGCGCCGGCGACGAGCTGAAGCCACCGCCGTCGCCGCCGGCCGCCGACAACGCGCTGCTGCCGGACGTGATCGCGTGAGCGGCCGTCGCCAGGCGCCGCAGAGTACACGCTCGACGTTAAGGTTCACTCAGGCCGCCCGCGGTGGCGGGAGCCTCGATCTCGGAACGCCCCAGTGATCGATTCCTATTATTTCCGCTTGAATTTTGTGATTTTCTATAAGTGTATGATAGTTGACGCGTTAGGTGCGGGAACGTGTTCCCGGGGTATATTAGAGTCGCTTTATAGACGTACGTCGCCGGTTCGTTACGCGGGCCGAACCCCGCAACGgttattattcattattatgATATGAGtctgtttttagaattttatattaCCAACGAATGATTGATTTAAAATCTGgcttttaatttattatcttTGTATAAccgtattatttaaataaaaacgtgAGGAAGGACTGagacattgttttatttatgaaaattctaGTGATGCGGTTGTTTTTTACGCGAGGCTTAAGGATTAAATGTTGTTTAATTGCTACTgtacttacatattatgtaaacttaaataatcatGGTGTTACAAAGAAATAACTAAAATAGAACATTTTattcgaataaatgattatacaTCCTCTTACAAGCCTTTTTCTTACCAAACTATTTACAACACTATTCCTATACAAATATTCACTAGGTACACTTAGCTGATCATTATTAGTTATCACTTAATTAACATCACATGGATAGGTATTGTTTAAATAGAGAAATGCGGGAACCGGAAGTCGGAATCCTTGAGGTTGTTGGCGATCCATTGATCTGCCTGCTGCGTCATTTCCTCGTCGAAGTAGTCTCGCCAGCCGCCAGCCTTACCTGCGACCATTCAAATATATTTACAGTGaacactaagggccagttgcaccaaccactaTTAACTGACTGATCAAAGTATTCAACATCACTCAACAGAGAACTGAAAAATGTTATCTAATAAAATTTTACGCAGCCAGTTTTTTCCATGACGATAGAAACGTGGCGATGTCGGAAAAAATATCAGATATTAAAATCATAGTTCAATTTGTTCAACTCAACCGATTACAAATTAGtacaaaataatttggccaatcGTACTGTCAATTCAGTATCTAAGATAAATAAAAACCTCAGCTCAGCTACCGGTCGTACCTTTCCGAATGAACCCTTGCTCTCCCGGTATGAGAATGCCAAGCTCCTTCATGACGTCATAGTTGACGGACTTGTTATTCTTGAAGCTGTCGATGCTCAGGTGCTCGCAGAGCTTAGCTATCTCTTCGTCAGAGTACTGCTTGTCGAGGAAAGTAGCGACGCGACGGACGGCTGCTGGTAAATCCTGAAAGTTAAACGCTTAATTAATCTTCGCAGAGATATTTCTAAATGCCCCCTCTACCGGTCACTCCTCTGTATTCTTCTTAGTTGGTTATTGATTATACGATATGATAGATTGCGCGCTTTATGCGATCCTTGCTCTAATTAGGCGCGCAATCTGAAGCAAACATAAAAATGTGTGCATTCGCGTCGCAAGGCACATTCTAGATCTGAACTGAACGCACCTTTAGATGTATAAAAACTCTCAAGGCAATATCGAGTTAGACGAACTATAtggtaattaaaaatatgaccGGAAACAAGCAAATTTACTTATAGGCATTTAAGTATATGATGTGAGTCTGACCTTAGTGAGCTCTTCATAGAACAAAAACAACATGCGAGGATGATGCCTCTTCTGCCACGCTTCTTTAAGGTGCTCGAAGTATGGCGTCCAATGGTCTGCAATGTGTAAACGAACAtttacagtggcggatttgcagccCTAGGCTAAAgaccctgtagccgcccctttctgaGCACCCagcatattgactacattttgagttatttcttgttatataTCATCAGCAATTTATTTGTCACAAGTTGCCGCTTTAATATCTTGCCGCCTACTGGGCCTTAGgtcaaatccgccactgaacattaaataatagttactaACACCCCTGCATGTAGAAGACGTGAATTTTCAAttccatattaaaaaaaaaaaaaaaaaaatatttatatattattataaagtgATTTCCGCTTGT from Cydia fagiglandana chromosome 6, ilCydFagi1.1, whole genome shotgun sequence includes:
- the LOC134665515 gene encoding uncharacterized protein LOC134665515 encodes the protein MGDKEDYLTTYRVFFENFAATVNPEDQLPVNIAGYTITESELPGEVLYWTTQYLSEKQCPSALLTPLLRIILDEVRVASKKQPAEFGYKADESVYVALRLMQAVTARVNDVCLRYLDNSRLDSLPPPPAPHLQELRTVSAATKNSRRVMEDRHVEIGNLEALFGIECTKPTAFYAVYDGHAGSAAATYCAAHLHQYLVESPHYATDLRKALRDAFLRTDNDFIRKSNQERACGGSTAVVVVVRGCQLHAAWAGDSLALLAKRMRLMQLVRPHKPSRQDEKDRIQAGGGAVMFWGTWRVNGQLAVSRAIGDAMYKPYVTARPELATVDLDGDEDFVVVACDGLWDFVSEDEVALAVYRQLAADPDDLKAVTKRLIVQAKRQGSCDNISIIVVFLKDPRDIAADNRPPMDLGLDNALVNASLPPFAVDADAKHHGMDGAAAECGEPEGELADNGVDNSDSDSEDLGPETAVDADDLDAEARNHVAPPTPPAHTLEASHIDGALADNVGESGEESEDEWNYFKGEGERSEQQRSEPDGDDQDEPPRSETPCQDNSAWESSSVDMNSSPLNPDAPVFVPGTVAGADILLAESPRKPQPMDDIELPDVQQFETEVVRRPAELLDLDNCDQLNGHHNVSIDGITEQLNGNDKNTLDSLGFGFSVGVEPDKAKDISLIQDFDRIQKDTTDFCNIQVFQAHSETNPFASDDNEELLERLKSKERDPMSMSFYQEKDDDTCERLLDGPVDLNAVQPLPDADDNDDRDDHDDKENVSPSPDNDHPLPNNDHFEGANFIDYVNNSNNLQNFPNIDLQTECPPQDNVMQTDTPESHKLLFEQIPEIPDGKSSELGFNEDIQDPSDRAITPQEETSQDVEMECKPETPCEPASRPESAQEPPQTQNEIVEAEHAAFEEFSHRAEHADNLLENNLHESHATENHEHSNEHLAASPAPADRGDASPEPAHELQENVKAEIHNYDRIDDHFDAVAPHEDDTIEPRDAETPHDLHEEIDLLSAPAHESETTASPLSPAPHHEELLAASPAPSPLPAASPAPADAELLSRLAAESPAPSPLPSDGARSPLPAEVPLPSEPSLPSESPLPAASPLPVESALPVEFEIPRESPPPVEIEPPSASPAPEAVAPAESPLPAEPELRPETASPLAAAPPACDRLTPEPPREEPAAAPLEDRARTPAAASGPAPDIVPDERTEQSHRDLVTDIDIGIPESHAQEICVPVTSEITDEAVQLPAGTPPPPPAVDLVAPPLEAPAAESAGASLATAASAAVGAVVAATAVAATAAAKAKTPAKKTAASPAPRTTATPRSATKAAAPASAGKKPASAGKKPAAAAAARPAARPSLAKSPAAPAPAKPRAAPTPTAARPSPRPAAKSSPAPAKEAPATARPAAPRAAAAPRAAPKPAGTRPAPAAAAPKPAAPRAAPAPRPATAPAARAAPKPAAPAAPRPAARPAPRPAPQPAKPREVKAAEKKPLPNGDAKVPPPIRRVPVAARPAPRPATAPATAPATKPAAPRPAARAPLAARAALDKQSKDLANKRITAKAAPPRTAPTKTAPASKTSAVKSVPKKPLVKPTNGLVNGDGAGDELKPPPSPPAADNALLPDVIA